The Oreochromis aureus strain Israel breed Guangdong linkage group 16, ZZ_aureus, whole genome shotgun sequence genome includes the window aCACTGCTAAGTCTACACACCTCTGTATGAGGTATGATGTATGATGATACATCATACAGACATAAATGTCAACTGATAAAGTTTGGTGAAGTTGTTTACATGTTCTTGAAGAACCTAATGAGTCCCATTGAGAATGGAAGATTTTATGATAAAACAAAGCCACAGAGCCAATTACTTCTTAGTTCGGTGCTGGAAAAGTATTACTACAATATATTAAGActtgtcttttcatttgtttttaataaataccATTTATGTCATCTAGTTGTATAGTAAATAACATTTTGTTCATTCAATGGATGTCAAATTAAATGTAACATTGTTAACTCTTGGTGGGTTTGCAGAATTGCACAAATACAGATATCTTTATTTTGTTGTCATATTTACACTTTATATTCTGATACTCTGCTGTAATTCCACTATAGTGTGCCTTATTTGCTCGCACAAAAACCTTCATGAGCCGatgtacatttttattgcaGCTTTGTTAATCAACTCTGTTCTTTACAGCATGATTATCTATCCAAAGCTCTTATCTGATGTTTTGTCTCAAAAACAGATGATATCATATCCACTTTGTCTTTTCCAAGGTTTATCATATTACACCTCGGTTGGTTCAGAGTTTTTACTGTTGGCAGCAATGGCATATGACAGGTATGTGTCTATATGCAAACCCCTGCAATATCCAGTTATTATGAATAGAATAACTATATATGTCTGTCTGATTTTAGCTTGGCTTATACCTGCTTTTGAAGCCTTGATGTTAGGTGTGTTGTATTCTAATGTAAAACTCTGTAGTTTTACTCTGACAGGAATTTTTTGTAACAATTCAGTTCACAAGCTTCAGTGTGTGCCGTCAGTTGCAATATCTATATATGGTGTGGTCATGTTTATAAATATTGCCCTTCTACCAATGCTTTTCATACTTTTTACATACATAAAGATTCTTAAACTATCTTACCAAAGGTGTAGAGATGTGAGAAAAAAAGCTCTAAAGACATGTTTACCCCACTTGCTGGTTTTAATTaacttttcttgttttattttctttgatatAATTATAGTTAGACTGGAAACTGACTTATCAAAAACTCTTCGTTTGATATTGACCTTTGAGTTGATTTTATTCCATCCTCTTTTAAATCCAATTATATATGGActcaaaatgaatgaaatttcTAAACATCTCAAGATATTGTTATGTCTAGttaaataacactgaaatgaCTGCACTATTATTTATGGCATTTATGTAAGTGTTCATGTCTATTCTGTTATTGTTGACATATGTAATGGTCATAAAGCAAAGATATTTAACTTTTTAGACTGATGCTGGTAATATTTAAAGTCTAAACATGTCTGCATttcatgtttttccttcttttccatTTATCACAGATTATCAATCgctgttatgaaaatgatttagtAAAAAGAGTCAAATTCCGCTggccttttgtgtgtgtgtgtgtgtgtgtgtgtgtgtgtgtgtgtgtgtgttgtgtgtgtgtgtgtgtgtgtgtgtgtgtgtgtgtgtgtgtgtgtgtgtgtgtacaggttCTTATTAtatttgtggggaccaaaatctgaaATTTACTACACTGGTGGGGacctggattttggtccccacgaGGGTAAAGGCATTTTCACagtcaaaatgtgttttcagtgtcAGGGTTAATATTGGGTTATGGTCAGGTTAGAGGCATGCTAGGTCTTATATAGTCACAGTTGTGAGTCAGGTGCACTGGCCAACAGCCGTCTGGTCACTGTCGCCTCTCCCTCACCTCTTATGTCACATAAGTTCACCCTTTAGAGTTAGAGATTCATTCAAAGAAAGTCATTTTAATCGACATTCAACACATCAGATGCTTGGTTCCAAGCCTGGAGATCCATATACTCTCCTGCCTCTTCCTCTGGCCCTCCCTTTTCCAGAAGTCCTCAaccagaacatggtatattattTAATCTGGAGACTTCCCAGGTACCACTAAAGGGAGCCCAAGTACCACCAGTGGTACGCTTACCACAGTTTGCGAATCATTGGGTTAGGGTAAGTCCcgagggaaagcattatgtcaatgagatgtcTCCACGAGGACAGCAAACCAGACTGTCAGGTGTGAGTGTATCAAGCAAGTGACTTCCTTGATAGAGAACAGGTATTGTTCATTCTCTGATTTAATGTAAATGTGAGTgatagaaaactgattaaattcCAGAAATTATGGCATATTTCATAATTTGATTATTTACTGgtttatataaaagaaaatgtaatagCAGGCCCACATTTGGGGTTTGAATGAGTCATAAGAAATACAGTCAAAAGttcaaatttaataaaatgacaGGTTATTGTACAATGTATAGTAATCTTTTGTTCATTTATATGTGTGTAAAACATATGGTGAACAAGAACTGGATAACTAGGGTGAATGAACAGAAACTGGGATTTGTTTTAACAGTTCATAttgatttcaattcaattttatttaaacaaatcccaacaacagttgcctcagtatgcagagagaaacccaacaatcatatgacccgcTGTGAGtgagcactttggcgacagtgggaaggaaaaatccATTTAACAGGACGCAACCTCCAGCAAAACTAGGCGCAGAGAGGTGCGGCCATCTgttgcgaccagttggggtgagagaaggaaagacaGGTCAAAAGCCATGCTGcgaaagagagccagagattaataacaagtaatgattcaatgcagagaggtcgattaacacacagtgagtgaaaaagtgactgaagaagaaatactcaatgcatcatcgcccagcagcctacacctattgcagcataaccaaGGGATCAGGGACACCAGATCCATCCCTACCTATATGCTTTAGCATAAAGGAAagctttaagcctaatcttaaaagttgaGATAATGTCTGTcctcaaatccaaactggaagctggttccatagaagaggagcatgaaaactgaaggctctgcctcccattctactttaaaatacTCTAGGaaaacaagtaagcctgcagtgcgagagcgaagtgctctaatggggtgatatggtactataacgTCATGAAGATACGATGGGAactaacaggaagccaatg containing:
- the LOC120433489 gene encoding olfactory receptor 6N2-like, which translates into the protein MDVKLNVTLLTLGGFAELHKYRYLYFVVIFTLYILILCCNSTIVCLICSHKNLHEPMYIFIAALLINSVLYSMIIYPKLLSDVLSQKQMISYPLCLFQGLSYYTSVGSEFLLLAAMAYDRYVSICKPLQYPVIMNRITIYVCLILAWLIPAFEALMLGVLYSNVKLCSFTLTGIFCNNSVHKLQCVPSVAISIYGVVMFINIALLPMLFILFTYIKILKLSYQRCRDVRKKALKTCLPHLLVLINFSCFIFFDIIIVRLETDLSKTLRLILTFELILFHPLLNPIIYGLKMNEISKHLKILLCLVK